In one Aquabacterium sp. OR-4 genomic region, the following are encoded:
- a CDS encoding branched-chain amino acid ABC transporter permease, which yields MLSSGLTLIFSMMGVLNFAHASFYMVGAYIAYTLTGVLGFWLALLVAPLAVGALGALFETTALRRVHKFGHVPELLITFGLSYVVLELVQLIWGRTPVPFSPPELLQGPAFTIVQSPSSGFSMVWGAASEALCQGAQCSRFPMTRAFMMVVALAMLVSLWLLLTRTRIGLVIQAALTHPEAVESLGHNVPRVFMLVFGSGCALAGLAGVIGGITFVTEPAMAAVVGSIIFVVVVVGGMGSLAGAFVASLLIGLLQTLPLTVDASIADAINRLAGAGTVGDGTPGWPLLRITLAQAAPILPYLLLVLMLIFRPKGLLGTRES from the coding sequence ATGCTCAGCTCGGGCCTCACGCTGATCTTCAGCATGATGGGCGTGCTGAATTTCGCCCATGCCAGCTTCTACATGGTGGGGGCCTACATCGCCTACACGCTCACCGGCGTGCTGGGTTTCTGGCTGGCGCTGCTGGTGGCGCCGCTGGCGGTGGGGGCTCTGGGGGCCTTGTTCGAGACCACCGCCCTGCGCCGGGTGCACAAGTTCGGCCATGTGCCCGAGCTGCTGATCACCTTCGGCCTGAGCTATGTGGTGCTCGAGCTGGTGCAGCTGATCTGGGGCCGCACGCCGGTGCCGTTCTCGCCGCCCGAGCTGCTGCAGGGCCCGGCCTTCACCATCGTGCAGTCGCCCAGCAGCGGTTTCTCGATGGTGTGGGGCGCGGCCAGCGAGGCGCTGTGCCAGGGCGCGCAGTGCTCGCGCTTTCCGATGACCCGCGCCTTCATGATGGTGGTGGCGCTGGCCATGCTGGTGTCGCTGTGGCTGCTGCTCACCCGCACCCGCATCGGGCTGGTGATCCAGGCCGCGCTGACCCACCCCGAGGCGGTGGAGTCGCTGGGCCACAACGTGCCGCGGGTGTTCATGCTGGTGTTTGGCAGCGGTTGCGCACTGGCCGGCCTGGCCGGCGTGATCGGCGGCATCACCTTCGTCACCGAGCCGGCCATGGCCGCGGTGGTGGGCTCGATCATCTTCGTGGTGGTGGTGGTGGGCGGCATGGGCTCGCTGGCTGGGGCCTTCGTGGCCTCGCTGCTGATCGGCCTGCTGCAGACCCTGCCGCTCACCGTGGATGCCAGCATCGCCGATGCCATCAACCGCCTGGCCGGTGCCGGCACGGTGGGTGACGGCACGCCGGGCTGGCCGCTGCTGCGCATCACGCTGGCCCAGGCCGCGCCGATCCTGCCCTACCTGCTGCTGGTGCTGATGCTGATCTTCCGACCCAAGGGCCTGCTGGGCACCCGCGAGAGCTGA